CCCGGGCTTTCAGCATACGGTGTTTACTCCAGGTGAAATTCGCTATTGCGAATCAAAGGCCAATAAATACCAGCATTTTGCCGCGAGGTTTTGTGCAAAGGAAGCTTTCCTGAAAGCCCTCGGGAAAGGCATTAACACTGGCATTATTCTTACCGACATTGAGGTTTGCAACGAATCATCGGGCAAACCTTTTATTCAATTAACCGGAACTGCAAAAGATTTTTTCCGAAATTTTGG
The sequence above is a segment of the Bacteroides sp. genome. Coding sequences within it:
- the acpS gene encoding holo-ACP synthase — protein: MIYGLGTDIIEVDRVRKTMEADPGFQHTVFTPGEIRYCESKANKYQHFAARFCAKEAFLKALGKGINTGIILTDIEVCNESSGKPFIQLTGTAKDFFRNFGFIKILVSLSHLKDMAKAVVIIEKEDRE